In Phocoena phocoena chromosome 19, mPhoPho1.1, whole genome shotgun sequence, a genomic segment contains:
- the MTNAP1 gene encoding mitochondrial nucleoid-associated protein 1, producing MLKNTEQKITSQGETTAQFSASENTTSKKELAEDLSKSGESRNNPSETEASLVLGPMEPSLSNQDRKYSSAFPNDVQATSADLKLDRVDAPRQNLLIKLLDMPLGDYHSSPTNLNYRVKRVSTSSSSERDSKAGDHLLGVSTRDSGTWEKNTESQIAAFKVSPLGKIQVKENQGKGLDLGAEACGSQGNAEKSTFATEMQEWAAVSDDSVMERKSRGEGPNLELLTPTGTNCSELLSVSQSRNQSLASLAMKFLQEEKAEACSRNQVPAMKALTKSEEQASLTPKSGRRPPASHPRGQHSAHSTHHHASESPFTGQIGVTDRKTLSSSLGLEWFPELYPGYLGLGVLPGKPQHWGTLAQKPALTSTRGASCSQVPLLERSSTAVRSLEAPARLTTSSFSLRRLLGAVQTGWIRYRTTVQNRGVGGFVTLLTGCFVLCCSWSFKHLRSGEQMV from the exons TTGTCTAAATCAGGGGAAAGTAGAAATAACCCTTCAGAGACTGAAGCTTCTTTAGTTCTTGGCCCAATGGAACCTTCTCTGTCAAATCAAGATAGGAAATATTCTTCGGCCTTCCCTAATGATGTACAAGCCACTTCTGCTGATTTAAAATTGGACAGAGTGGATGCCCCAAGACAGAACCTTCTCATAAAATTACTAGATATGCCTCTGGGCGATTATCACAGTTCTCCCACGAATCTCAATTACAGGGTTAAAAGGGTAAGCACATCATCAAGCAGTGAGAGAGATTCCAAGGCCGGGGATCACCTCTTGGGAGTCTCTACTAGAGACTCTGGGACTtgggaaaagaacacagaatcACAAATTGCAGCTTTTAAAGTTAGCCCGTTAGGTAAAATCCAGGTCAAGGAGAACCAGGGAAAAGGACTAGACCTTGGAGCAGAGGCATGTGGGAGCCAAGGAAATGCAGAGAAAAGCACATTTGCAACAGAAATGCAGGAGTGGGCTGCCGTGAGTGATGATTCAGTCATGGAGAGGAAATCTCGAGGTGAAGGCCCCAATTTAGAGTTGCTCACGCCAACGGGGACAAATTGCAGTGAGCTGCTCTCTGTATCACAGTCACGTAATCAAAGTCTTGCCTCTCTGGCTATGAAATTTCTCCAAGAAGAGAAGGCAGAAGCCTGCAGCCGTAATCAAGTCCCTGCTATGAAGGCATTGACAAAAAGTGAGGAACAAGCTTCTCTGACACCCAAGTCGGGCCGTCGGCCACCAGCATCGCACCCCAGGGGCCAGCATTCTGCACATTCAACCCATCATCACGCTTCTGAAAGCCCCTTCACAGGTCAGATCGGTGTCACCGACAGAAAGACCCTATCCAGCTCCCTGGGGCTGGAGTGGTTTCCAGAGCTCTATCCGGGTTATCTTGGACTCGGGGTGTTGCCGGGGAAGCCTCAGCATTGGGGCACATTGGCCCAGAAGCCTGCGCTCACCAGTACCCGGGGGGCAAGCTGCTCACAAG TTCCTTTGTTGGAAAGAAGTTCGACGGCGGTAAGAAGTTTGGAAGCCCCGGCCAGGCTCACAACCTCCAGCTTTTCTCTAAGGAGGCTCTTGGGAGCTGTCCAAACAG GCTGGATCCGGTATCGCACCACCGTGCAGAACAGAGGAGTCGGTGGCTTCGTGACGCTCCTCACAGGGTGCTTCGTCCTTTGTTGTAGCTGGAGCTTCAAGCATCTGA GATCCGGGGAGCAGATGGTGTGA